Below is a genomic region from Desulfuromonadales bacterium.
GGGATTGGCGTCGACACTGACCGCCTGATAGCCCACCTCTATTTTACCGTTCGAAGCTAGGCCCTCCTCTGCGGCGGCAGACAGGGTTGGGGGTGACAACAGAATGAATCCGGTCAGAGCAAGGAACGTGGCGCAAAGTCGCAAGTTCACGATCGCCTCCTGAAACAGCAATAGTCATTAAAAAATCGTCCTGTACTCTAGCGGGCAATGAAACTTCCACGCCCGTGCCCCGAAGGGATATCGGTACCGTGAATGGAAGAATGGCAATCGGTGCAGCGGGAATAGAGCGCGGCCTTCATCTCCTGAGTGGAGAGCGTTCCCTGGGCAGAGCGAGTACCCCGACCGAGGTGGCCGGCATGACACTGCATGCAGAGGAAGGGCTGCGCCGCCGTCAGCAGGGGATCATTGGGTGAGCCGTGCGCCTTGTGGCAGTTGGTGCAGGTTTCGGTCACATCGGCATGCTCATAAACAAAAGGCCCCTGGAATTCCATGTGGCAGCGGGTGCACATCGCCTTGACCGTCTGCCCCAGGAGAAGGGGCTCCTGGGTGGTCCCGTGTGGCTCATGACAGTCGATGCAGGCCATCTTGTGTTCGGGGACGGGATGATGAGAGAACTGGGCGAACTGCATGCGAACCTGCTGATGACATCCGTAGCAGAGCTCTGACATCTCCTGCCGGCTCACTTTCTGCCGCGGGCCCTGGTGCAGTTGGTGACAGTCGAAGCAGCTGACATCGCTGATCGCATGGGTGCTGGCGTTCCAGTGTTGGAGATTGGGGGTGGAAGAGGCGGAGTGGCACTTCAGACAGATGAGCGTC
It encodes:
- a CDS encoding DmsE family decaheme c-type cytochrome, which translates into the protein LAKCHVHDKISQDLQHSVHGAQVSAESGLPLVNCESCHGPGDLAVAVLVETASGEKRCSFENLLPLKELPAQAQTLICLKCHSASSTPNLQHWNASTHAISDVSCFDCHQLHQGPRQKVSRQEMSELCYGCHQQVRMQFAQFSHHPVPEHKMACIDCHEPHGTTQEPLLLGQTVKAMCTRCHMEFQGPFVYEHADVTETCTNCHKAHGSPNDPLLTAAQPFLCMQCHAGHLGRGTRSAQGTLSTQEMKAALYSRCTDCHSSIHGTDIPSGHGRGSFIAR